Below is a genomic region from Citrobacter telavivensis.
ACCAAAAAGAGCCAGAGAAGTTTATGGCGGTGGAATGGGACAAAGAGACGGAGCAGGAATTCATCACCGAAATCAAAGTGGATATGTTTAACCATCAGGGTGCACTGGCTAACCTGACGGCGGCGATCAACACCACGACCTCTAATATTCAGAGTCTGAATACCGAAGAGAAAGATGGTCGCGTCTACAGCGCCTTTATTCGCCTAACCGCGCGCGATCGCGTGCACCTGGCGAACATCATGCGCAAAATTCGCGTGATGCCAGACGTGATAAAAGTCACCCGTAACCGAAATTAACTTATAAACAAAATCATTCGAATTGCAGCAAGGTGGCAAGCGAATGAACCCCCAGGAACGTACAGAAATACGTGAATGGGGTGAGTGAGTGCCGCCAACGCCGGGGCAATTTGAAGGATGAAGCGTATATGAATGCACAGCGTTATGCCCGCATTTGCGAAATGCTCGCCAGGCGCCAGCCGGACCTGACTGTCTGCATGGAGCAGGTTCACAAACCTCATAACGTTTCTGCGATCATTCGTACCGCAGATGCCGTTGGCGTCCACGAAGTTCACGCCGTCTGGCCGGGTAGTCGTATGCGCACCATGGCCTCGGCGGCGGCAGGAAGCAACAGTTGGGTGCAGGTGAAAACCCACCGCACGATTGGCGACGCGGTCACCCATCTTAAAGGCCGGGGCATGCAGGTTCTGGCAACGCACCTCTCTGATAACGCTGTCGATTTCCGCGAAATAGATTACACGCGTCCGACCTGTATTCTGATGGGTCAGGAGAAAACCGGTATTACGCAGGAAGCACTGGATTTGGCGGATCAGGATATCATCATCCCCATGATCGGCATGGTTCAGTCGCTTAACGTTTCCGTCGCCTCTGCGTTGATTCTTTACGAAGCACAGCGCCAGCGACAGAACGCCGGAATGTACCTTCGCGAAAACAGCATGTTGCCGGAAGACGAACAGCAGCGCCTGTTGTTTGAGGGCGGCTACCCGGTGCTGGCAAAAGTCGCCAAACGCAAGGGGCTGCCCTATCCGCATGTCAATCAGCAGGGCCAAATTGAAGCCGATGACGTCTGGTGGTCCACCATGCAGGCGGCGAAGTAAATCATGAGTGGCCGCCTGTTAGATGCTGTCCCGCTCAGTTCACTAACGGGCGTTGGCGCAGCGCAAAGTAGCAAACTGGCGAAAATTGGTCTGCATACCGTGCAGGACCTGCTGTTACACCTTCCTCTGCGTTATGAAGACCGTACCCAACTCTATCCCATTGGTGAACTGCTGCCGGGCGTTTACGCCACCGTTGAAGGGGAAGTGCTGAACTGCAATATCACCTTCGGGGGTCGACGGATGATGACCTGCCAGATCAGCGACGGTTCCGGCATTCTGACAATGCGTTTTTTCAACTTTAGCGCGGCGATGAAAAACAGCCTTGCTACCGGACGGCGCGTACTGGCCTATGGCGAAGCGAAACGCGGGAAGTACGGCGCGGAGATGATCCACCCGGAATACCGGGTGCAGGGCGATCTCAGTACGCCAGAGTTGCAGGAGACACTCACCCCGGTTTATCCCACCACCGAAGGTATCAAGCAGGCGACACTGCGTAAGCTCACCGATCAGGCGTTGGATCTGCTGGACACCTGTGCCATCGCTGAACTCCTGCCGCCGGAATTATTACAGGGCATGCTCAGCCTGCCCGAAGCGCTTCGCACGCTGCATCGCCCACCGCCGACGCTACAGTTAAGCGATCTCGAGACCGGCCAACATCCAGCACAGCGTCGTCTGATCCTGGAAGAGTTACTGGCGCATAACCTGAGCATGCTGGCACTTCGTGCGGGCGCGCAGCGCTTCCATGCCCAACCGCTAAGCGCCAACGATAAGCTGAAAAACCAACTGTTAGCCTCGCTGCCTTTTAAGCCAACCGGTGCGCAGGCCCGCGTGGTGGCGGAAATCGAGCACGATATGGCTCTCGATATCCCGATGATGCGTCTGGTGCAGGGCGATGTCGGCTCCGGTAAAACGCTGGTTGCCGCGCTTGCAGCCCTGCGGGCGATTGCGCATGGTAAACAGGTCGCGCTGATGGCTCCGACCGAGCTA
It encodes:
- the trmH gene encoding tRNA (guanosine(18)-2'-O)-methyltransferase TrmH, which produces MNAQRYARICEMLARRQPDLTVCMEQVHKPHNVSAIIRTADAVGVHEVHAVWPGSRMRTMASAAAGSNSWVQVKTHRTIGDAVTHLKGRGMQVLATHLSDNAVDFREIDYTRPTCILMGQEKTGITQEALDLADQDIIIPMIGMVQSLNVSVASALILYEAQRQRQNAGMYLRENSMLPEDEQQRLLFEGGYPVLAKVAKRKGLPYPHVNQQGQIEADDVWWSTMQAAK